One window of the Macaca thibetana thibetana isolate TM-01 chromosome 1, ASM2454274v1, whole genome shotgun sequence genome contains the following:
- the SYF2 gene encoding pre-mRNA-splicing factor SYF2 encodes MAAVAASEVLVDSAEEGSLTAAAELAAQKREQRLRKFRELHLLRNEARKLNHQEVVEEDKRLKLPANWEAKKARLEWELQEEEKKKECASRGEDYEKVKLLEISAEDAEKWERKKKRKNPDLGFSDYAAAQLRQYHRLTKQIKPDMETYERLREKHGEEFFPTSNSLLHGTHVPSTEEIDRMVIDLEKQIEKRDKYSRRRPYNDDADIDYINERNAKFNKKAERFYGKYTAEIKQNLERGTAV; translated from the exons ATGGCGGCTGTCGCTGCGTCCGAG GTGCTGGTGGACAGCGCGGAAGAGGGGTCCCTCACTGCGGCGGCAGAGCTGGCCGCTCAGAAGCGCGAACAGAGACTGCGCAAATTCCGGGAGCTGCACCTGTTGCGG AATGAAGCTCGTAAATTAAATCACCAGGAAGTTGTGGAAGAAGATAAAAGACTAAAATTACCTGCAAATTGGGAAGCCAAAAAAGCTCGTTTGGAGTGGGAActacaggaagaagaaaagaaaaag gaaTGTGCATCAAGAGGAGAAGACTATGAGAAAGTGAAGTTGCTGGAGATCAGTGCAGAAGATGCAGAAAAatgggagaggaaaaagaagaggaaaaacccTGATCTGGGATTTTCAG attatgCTGCTGCCCAGTTACGCCAGTATCATCGGTTGACCAAGCAGATCAAACCTGACATGGAAACATATGAGAGACTGAGAGAAAAACA TGGAGAAGAGTTTTTCCCAACATCCAATAGTCTTCTTCATGGAACACATGTGCCTTCCACAGAGGAAATTGACAGGATGGTCATAGATCTGGAAAAACA gaTTGAAAAACGAGACAAATATAGCCGGAGACGTCCTTATAACGATGATGCAGATATCGACTACATTAATGAAAGGAATGCCAAATTCAACAAGAAAGCCGAAAGATTCTATGGGAAATACACAGCTGAAATTAAACAGAATTTGGAAAGAGGAACAGCTGTCTAA